AGAGGTTTCCGGGTGTTTTTGGAGAGAATGTCTCGGTGACGCGGAAGTTCCCATACAGCACGGTATGAAGTCTCCCCCTGAGGCTAGAAGCCTGTGGAAGCAGGTTTTGTCCTGCGTGGAGCGTCGCTTCCAGCCATCAGGGTGCGTATGACGTGGTTTACCCGACACCATCGCGTAACTTGACATCTGGATGAAAAGAGTGTATAATGAACGTGAAAATAGGAACGAATACTATTTGTAACAGGCAAACGGATGAGGAACACGCGGCAGAGACAGGTTGTGCTGGATATTGTTCGGAGCACCAGCACCCATCCCACCGCGGACTGGGTGTATGAACAGGCACGTCAAATCATCCCCAATATCAGTCTGGGTACCGTTTATCGCCTGCTAAACCGTCTGCACGAGGAGGGGCTGGTGGCTCAGGTCGATGTGGGGTCCCGAAAATCCCGCTTCGACGGGAATCCCGGCGACCATCAGCATATCGTCTGCGAAAAGTGCGGACGTATTGCCGATGTGCCTGATGTGATCGATGCCACAGCAACACTGCATATAGAGCAGATAACAGGCTTCCGTGTGAGCACGCATCGGGTGGACTGGTTCGGCGTGTGTCCGGAATGTCAGGCGCAATCCACCAGATAACGGCATCCTGATTGTGAAAAGGAGGAGGTTCACATGCAACAGCAAGAGACTGTTTATTGCTGCAAGGCCAAAGTGGGCAAAC
The Bacillota bacterium genome window above contains:
- a CDS encoding transcriptional repressor, giving the protein MRNTRQRQVVLDIVRSTSTHPTADWVYEQARQIIPNISLGTVYRLLNRLHEEGLVAQVDVGSRKSRFDGNPGDHQHIVCEKCGRIADVPDVIDATATLHIEQITGFRVSTHRVDWFGVCPECQAQSTR